The Fusarium poae strain DAOMC 252244 chromosome 2, whole genome shotgun sequence nucleotide sequence AGCCAGTCCCTATTGGAAGGTTGTGGCGGCAGTAGTCACAACCTTAGGTAGTAATACCCCTGAATCATCACAAAGGTTTGGTGACAGATCTGCAAAGACGCTAAAAACAGGGTCCAAGAAGCAGAAAGCAATGAAGAACAAATGCAATATTTCTTGACCACAATCTATCGCATACCTTGATAGATGACAGACCCAAGGGCAGGATTGGCAGAACGAATTGAGTGGATCTCGTCCATCTTGATCAAAATCTCTCTCATGAACGGATAGTTTCACCCTCAAGTTACATCAAGGTCTCCCTCCTTAGCTCAAAGAGGCTTTCCATTATTGAAACGAGGCTCACTATAGCTAAATTGTCTCACGGAAGAATCAAGATTATGGACAAAGCCTCATGATCAGACTCTCCGTTTGTATCATGACTCCCGCCACATAGCGCTTGTTTGCTATGACACTTCGAAGGCAGGGTCATGAATCGCTTTGGGTGGTTAGTATCGTCTTAGTTTCTACTTTGTTTCGTCAACTTTGGAGGTCCTTTGGTCTCGTCAATCAACAGAAGTACTAAGTGTGTCATTCAACCATCCTAGCAGGCATTGTGAAGTTGCACTCAAAAGTTGCTATAGACGATTATTGACTCAAGACAGGCAGGGGTTTCAAGTAACATACATGGACTACTAATTCAGCAACCTTCTTGTCACAAAAGAGTACGTCGTCTGGTCTGCCCCTCCTGTCCTCACCAGCAACACCTGACCACCGCCCAGTCTTGGCTGTGAGCAAGCTTAAATATGGGGTAACCTAATAAATGCTTGGCTTTTCTAATGGTGGCGTCCATATGCACACAAAATTACACGCCAAGAAAGACCTAGAGTGGCTATGTTTGAATAAAGTCAAGACCTGAGGGATACAGACCAACAAGATTGGTTCAGATTGCTGTTTGGCCGAGAAGGACGAGGGCATGCGGATTTCCATCCTGTCATTAACACATGCCACCTGGACGTCTTATAGCCTGCATCACCTCGGCTGGCCATGTCAGAGTAACGCAACACAGCTGATTGACTGGTAGACTGGCATCGGATCCAATCTGACAAGCACCCacccacaaccacaaccttCCTTGAAGAGTCCGGGGGAGCCATGGCGGGGGATGGCATCCGGAGGTTTTGGTGGTGGATCCGATGATATGTGTCTTGATGAATTTGGTATCAATAGAATTTATTGAAGCTGTCTACAATCAAGTTCAAGTGAGGTGGTTGGTAACAAGGCGCTCAACAGATTATCTAGAGTACCGAAGTTGGAGATATGTTGATAACGGCGACTGGTAGTATTACTTACCTAAGTATTTCGCGTCAAGGGAGCACGTTGGATAATGTTATTTTCTTCGTTGATTAGACAGTAGTCGTTGTACatacacccacatcaatggACCCTGGACAAATTTACTGCATCGGCTAGGAGCTGTTCGTTTCCTAACTATCAACTTGGAACTTATCCTAAGCCCAGGTAGGCGCTCAGATACTTTTGGAGTCTAGAGTAATTAAGTGTGGCGTTAAGAGAGTCAAGgcacaatagggtagctgggtAGCCATGGATCCTGGCAGAAAAGCAGATGCACGGTGCCCACtaagataggtaggtatgtaatTCATGTTTTATTGATCCAGACCTTGATGGTTTTGCTGTAGTCCTCATCAACAAGTGTAGAGACCCCGACGTAGCTGCACGTCGGTAGCTAATAAGGTGCTGACAACTACTGACTTGCATCAAGTTGATGTACTGAGTACCTAGTACCTAGACTCACATCCGAACCTATGGGTGCGGACGGTCTTCCTTTGAGAAATGAAGACGAGGGGCTTGAAGGCACACACACCAACCAGCCTTAACGGCCAAGCCTCAGCGAGGGTTTTGAGATCCGGTGATACAACAACCTAAGACCGAGCAGACCCTCCTGGGATACCCTAACCCAGTCTCGCTTGTATGGTTGCAATACCTAGTGGGTAGATCTGGTTTTCTGCTAGTGACGTTGAGCAATCAATGCACCAGCCGAAGCTACCGAATGTATTGGCTTCTGCTTTACCTCATTGCTCATGATGACGACCACATGCTGCCTTGTTGAGATTCTTGTGTTGTTCTGTCTCGCCTTGGTTGAATGTACGTGGTAGGTCGCAAACCTACCGGGCAGTCCAAGCAAATTTGGAGGCTCCATTTGTGACGCAATGAGCAACCGACTCACTGCTTCCCCAGTGGGCTTGGCGCCTGAGCGCTTCCTTGTAGCTACGTCGAGAGATGCCCCAAACTAATCTTAAAAAGGATTAGGTGGCCTTTTAATCGTTTGTCGTACCTGAGTGTACCTTTCCCCCCCCGGTTGCACAGGGAAATTGCTATGAAACTCTCCTAGCAAAACGATAAGTTTATGGTACGAAACTTGAATCCCATTTTCACATGAATTGCAATTGACTTGAAAGATTTTCTCAAGGATCATACGCTATCCCTGGGTTTACTGAAGAGCCCAATCTGCCAATCCAAGATCGTCGCTACTCTGTATAGACAACTGAATTATGTTCATGTGGAGCTTGCAGTTGGTCCAATTATTGCTGTATATCAACTCCTTATCTAGACATTATAAATAAGAGCGTTTTTATCCATTTGGCTGGTCTTTGAAGAGAAGCTTAAGCTCTGGTGATAGTCTAGATATGTCTATAAATGATGTTGATAAGTTTTGACTTCTCATCGCTGCACCTCGTAAGAAGTAGGAAGCTCATTCGTCTGAGCTATCCAACTTGATTCGGAAGATACAGGCTGCAAGGGTAGGGACTATACTAAAGTAGCTATCGACTAGGGAGAATTATCACTCTTTAGCAATTATCTATTAAATGACTAGATGTGAAGATCAGTACTTCAACTTTTGTCAAGTGTAGAGGTACTCTGTATATCCCTGTGGTATATAGgtagtactaaggtactaaggtaggtacctcGGAGTACTTTGCGCAACATGTTGGCGTCCGGACCTTACTCCACCTCCCAGTTGGCCCGGGCTTTTGCGGTACTGCTTTGGTGTGCCGTGCCGTGCCTTTCCTGCGGGCAGTGGGCAGTAGCTCCAACCTACCTAGCTTAGGTTTGGTTGAGGTGCTCTCTCGCAGTTGCTTCTATGCCAGTTGACATTCTCCACGCCCACGCCTGCGCCGCGCTTTCTCTGTCTCCTACGTCGTGTCCGTGGCTTTACTTCCCGTCCCTTCCACGCATTAATTGCACCGGCCTCCCCCTTCATCCTTCTTCCCTTTTTCTCCTTTCACTTCGCGACAACCTCGTCCCCCACTGTCGTCATCGCAGACCATTCTGTGAAGTTCTTTTGCTTCACCCTCACCtgcatcctcatcttcactcCCATCTGCACGGTGCTCATCACCAGCTTCCTCATACACATACACATAAACACTCCTACGTATACTCCCGCGCAATCAACATGGCGGACTGGAAGTCGGGCATCATGCCTCTGCACCAAGTGCACAAGGCTCCTTTCACCATCGAAGCTCCTGGCTACGAGAAGATTCCTGGCGAAACCATTCCTCGACGTCAtcccaaggccaaggacgGTCTCGTCAACTATCCTGCCCCCGATGCCAGGACTGTCTTCCAGATTGTCGAGCGTAGTGCTCGACTCTACCCAAACCACCACGCTGTTGGTGCTCGCAAGTTGGTCGAGATGCATaacgaaaagaaaaagatcaagaagaacgTCGATGGCGAGATTCAGGAAGTCGAGAAGGAGTGGTCATACTTTGAGTTGACTGGCTACGAATACCTAACCTACAAGCAGTATCTCGAGCGCGTTCTACAGATTGGTTCCGGTCTAAGGAAAATCGGCTTGACCAGCGAGGACAAGCTTCACGTTTTCGGCACTACCAGGTATGTTTAGATCAGATTGCCTGCTGTGATTATCTCTGACTTTGACCTTTAGCATCGGCTGGATTTCCACCTCTCACGCTGCTGCCTCTCAGTCCATCTCGATCGTCACCGCATATGATACACTCGGTCCCAGTGGCGTCGAGCACTCTCTTGTGGAAACCAACTGCTCCGCCATGTACGTCGATTCgcagcttctcaagaccGCTTCAGAACCCATCAAGAAGTCGTCAGTCAAGGTTGTTATCGTTAACGACTCAACCATCTTTTCCAAGGAAGGCGAGCTCGAAAAGTTCAAGGCAGACCACCCTGACCTGAAGGTGGTCACCTTGGAGGAACTCCGAAAGCTGGGTGAAGAGAACCCCGTCGAGCCCAACCCGGCCAAGCCAGAAGACCTTTACTGTATCATGTACACTTCTGGTTCAACGGGTCTGCCCAAGGGTGCCTGCATCACCCATGAGGGTCTCGTCGCTGGCAGTATGTTGACTTCCTACTTTGGTGCACTCGTTTAACTAATCCATGCCCCATCAGTTACCAGCTTGTACACGTGTGTTGAAGAATGCGTAAGCGACAAGGAGTGCATTCTTGCCTACCTCCCCCTCGCCCATATCTTCGAAATGGCCCTCGAAAATCTGGTCATGTACATCGGTGGAACGCTCGGATACGGTAACCCTCGAACACTGTCCGATGCCTCGATGAAGAACTGTGCTGGTGATATGCGCGAGTTCAAGCCCACCGTCATGGTTGGTGTTCCTCAGATCTGGGAAACTGTCAGGAAGGGTATCACCTCCAAGTTGGAGGCTGCTAGCCCACTTCTCAAGAACCTGTTCTGGGGCGCCTATAACTGGAAGGCGTTTGCTTCTAAGAATAAGCTACCATTGGCCGGCTTGTTCGATAGCCTTGTGTTTGGCAAGGTCCGCGAATTGACGGGTGGTCGCATGCGCTTCACTATGAATGGCGCCAGTGGTATTTCTGACGGCACAAAGAATTTCATCTCGCTTGTCGTTGCCCCCATGTTGGCCGGTTATGGTCTCACTGAGACATGTGCCAACGGCTCACTGGGCTGCCCGCTTGAGTTCTCTCCCGATGCCATTGGTCCTACCCCTTGTGCATGCGATGTCAAACTCGTTGCGCTCCCTGACCTGGGCTACTCCACTGAGGCCAAGGTCCCTCAAGGTGAGATCTGGATCAGGGGTTTGCCTGTTATGACCAAGTACTGGAACAACCCTGAGGAGACGGAGAAGGCTCTCACTCCTGATGGTTGGTTCAAGACCGGTGATATTGGAGAGTTCAATgagcaaggtcatctccgaGTCTTTGACCGTGTCAAGAATCTTGTCAAGATGCAAGGTGGCGAGTACATCGCTCTTGAGAAACTCGAGTCCGTGTATCGTGGTGTACAATCGGTAGGCAACGTCATGGTTCACGCTGATCCCGAGCACTCACGACCCATTGCTGTTATCATGCCCAACGAAAAGGTTGTGCAAGAGAAGGCTAAGGAGCTGGGCGTTGAAGAGCACAACCTCCACACCCTCCACACTGACCCCAAGATGGTGAGCTTTGTTCTCAAGGATCTTCAGGGTGCTGCAAAGCGTGCTGGTTTGAGCAGTATGGAGACTGTTACTGGTGTCTTGATTACAGACGAGGAATGGACCTCTGACAACGTAAGGACGCCCCTCTGCTTTCTGGTCGCTCATAAACACGTTACTAACGCATTATAGGGACTTCTCACTGCCACTCAGAAGCTCAACCGACGAAAGATTACCGAGCACTTCAAGAAGGACATTGCTGCCACGCTTGAGCGCTCGTAAATAAAGACAGAATCGGATATGCAACGAAATTGTGGAACATCATGTTTTGAAGTTGAGACGATGAATACCAGGATCGAAAGAGGGACGAGAGAGTGTATCGACTTTTAGCTTGATTTTGTTTTTAGTGTCTAATGTATTGTCGTGGCGTTGGCTCCAAGATATCTCGAAGGGATATTTTGTAACGACACTGGAACTAGGCTCCAGGCCATATTGTGCTTATCCCCAATACCCTGCTCTACTACGTATCTCAAAGCTGATTTTGATATGAGCTGATAATATTTCAATTCTGCATAATATGAAGTTGTCAACTCCTATCGACTGGTTAAAGGGGCACAGCCATGATGACTGGAACGCCACGGCGGCACTTATCTAATGAATCGATTTTCTTAGTATCTAGTCTAGTGTGTCGATGGAATTTCACAAATAGGTATCTTTAGGTTCGCGACAATCCCGAGTTCAGTATGATTACAACAGTCAGTTGAAATAAAACAAGCGTTGTTGGTATATcgattaatatataaaagctgcCCCCAACAAAGAGATTCCCCGTGCACCCAGTCATGGTTGGTTGCAATGTATGACGTCCCAAGCAAATATACCGAAAGATTCACGCCACCCACTCCGTACAATGCCCTGCGATACCAGCTTGCTAGATACAATACACGTGTGCTGAAAGGCGACCGAGAACTTTCCACCTAACCTAGCAGAGCGCTATGGCCAAGAAATGAAAAAAATTGCGCTAGAAAGCAAAAGACGGCCGTTAAAAGGCGTGTGTGCTTAGATGGGTAGTTGAGAGCCCCAAGATTAGGGCGCTCACGGGGCATAAGCAACAGTTTACCTACGCAAAGTGGGAAAAACATGAGACGAAAACATGATTGAATTCGTACCCTGATGTCTTTTGACCGTTTCAAGAACACGTTGTGAAAACAGACGGAGAAAGAGGGTAATCGATGAAATACCTATATAGGTAAGACGAGCGCTATTAGTAGCCACATATCGAGATGTGGTGGGCTCAACGCATGCCCTTGCGGCGGAAGAAGACCAAATATGGGACTTTATCTCGACCAGACTTGAAAACTTCTTCCTGAACATCATCGCGATCTCCACTTCCGATGCGAACCTTTGTCACACGGGTATCGTTACAGCAGTACCAAGCATACGGGTCGTGAGATGTATAGTCGCGCACATATGCTAAGTAATGCCCGTTATTAATTTGACTGCCGGTATGAATAATGACTGCGTAAGCCTCGTAGCGGAAGGGTCCTGTAAAGGCTGGGTCCATGGGATCGGTGCCGGATGAAGACTCGCGAGCACCACGAGGGAGGAAGTAGCGGGTGAAGTCAGTGTCGTTGAAGTCCCATGTGATAGGCGCAGTAGATTTGCGCGTATCCCTTGTAGCCGGTTGATAGTTGAAGCGGCGAAACGCGACGCAGAGTAGGGTAGGAAAGCGAGCAAATGAGAGACTCTGCTGAGCCTGAGTAGGGCGGCAGCAACGGGCGCAAGCAAAGTCGTCAATGGGACTGCTTGAGGCGTACTCGTCAAAAGCCTGCTCAAGAGTCATACCACGGCCCATACCCACCGTAACGGTGATGAGGTCGAAGGTGGTATACATATAGGTACGTGTGCTGCATTCGAGGCACTCGACAGTTGATAATTCAAGGCCACGCCAGAAGCGGTCAACGATAGATTGGTTGTATTCGAGGTGATTGTTCCAGAACTGCATAGCGGCTTTCAGTAGTGTTTGGCGAGAAGTGTCCGGCTGCAGAATATTGCCCTGTCTGTCTCGACGTATGTTGGTCTCATCGTGAAGGTGTGTCAGGATGAAACTCATAAACTCCTGAGCGTCTTGTTGCTGGGATCCACCAAACTGCTCAATGCTCCGACTTTGTTCGCATAGATGCCGCGAGTAGTCCTGTGGCTGAGTTAGATTTGTTATTGCTTTTTGTCATTCCTTAGCTTACCATGAGTGTTTGAGCCTTCATAACCTGGAACTTGCCTGAGTTCATCCAGTGGAACAGGTTCGAGATGATGCGAATCATGAGTTGGGGGTGATCAATCTTTTCGTCTTGTTTCCTCGGTGCCTTGTATTTGGCGGCCCATTCCGAATTTGCCAGCATCTTGCCGAAATCGGGTGAAGCAAGAAGACTCTGAAGTGTGCTATTTGCATAGCACCAGTTATGGGGGTTGTTAAGCCCTGTATAGAATCTGTTTGAATCACCCGTCGACTGGTGCTCCAAGGATTTCATGGTCGGTACTCGTGATGGTCGTGCTGGTACGACCGTGTTGTTGTTTCCGTAAAGCTCATTTTCATCACGCCCCTCAGTGAGGCCACTGTAGCTACGACGCGGAAGAGCGGGCGCTGGTCTTGTAGGCGGCGAAGGCAGGTCCGTATATAGATCTACCTTGTGGGATAGCCCGTAAACTGCTCGGTTTTGCGGCTTTTCCTCCGGAGAAACCATCGACTCCTGTTCTACGGACACTGGTGGGAACCTTCTCAGAAAGTCTTCGGTAGTGCGAGTAAAATTTGGCGACGATGCAGTTtgcatatcatcatcatgctTGAGCGTTTCTTGCCAGACCTTGACTTCGTCCGGTTTGAGAGGTTTGACGATATATTTGGACCTCACCCGCTCGATACCTGATTGCCGGTTTCGATTTCGGTCAAGTTGCCCTGATCTACTCACAGCTGAAGTGGTTGACCCTAGTGACGCCTGTCCCATCAGGTCAATCCATGCATCCAGACCTCCTTTAAGCAACTTTGGCGTGTTTTGGAGTTCTTTCATATAGTTGAAATGGACCAGGGCGTGGTGAAGAGAGATGATCGCCATATCTTCCTGATTTCGTGGTTGTTGAGGAATATCTTGAGATTCTTGGTCGTAGAAAACTACTAGATCGTAGATATTACGCTGCTCAAAAAGAGACTGCTCCTGGTTGGGTGACAAGATCAAACTTTCAGAGATATCGTCTGCGGAAGGGTTGTCTCTGAGTAAGATGCTGGGCTCAATGCATATTGTTGACGACGACATGATGTGGCCATCGTTGAAATCATCACGCATTCGAACATCTATTATCAGAATACTGCCTTTGGCTTTCATGGCCTGGTACAACTCTTCCGGGGAGATGGTATGCCCATCGGGAATCTTAATAGAGCTGGTCAGATTGCTCGGAGGGGCGGGAGGGATGGAATTGTTGGAATAACTTTGCGTCGGGGCGAAATAGTCAGGTTGTGACTGTGATGAGGCGTTAGGTGTCCCAGGGCCTGAAGCTGTCGACGCTGTACGATACAAGCTACGTGGTGTACTTGAGGGCGGTCTCGTTACTTCTCCTGAGATGCTTCCACGAGCAGGGCTGTATATTGCGTCGGGCATCTTTGGTAGAGTCGGCACACTTGTGTCGATGCCAACCTTGGgcggccgaggaggaggcatTTCTCGAGGGCCCATTGGTTTTGGAAGTGTTATTTGGTGTGTCTTGATACGGGGGTCTTGCCCAGGTGACGCTTGCGGACCTCTGAGGTTGGCGAATCTGGCAGCAAGATCTTGGTTTACTGGTCTGGTTTCCTTTGGTACTCCTGGTTTAATAGCGTTCCCATGCAGGGATTGAGGCTTTGGCTGAATTGCTGGTTTTGATCGAGCGGGAGAACCATTGGTAACAGCCCCGTTAAAGCGAGGTTTTGACGGCGACATGGTCCCATCTGTTGCCAACCCTGACGGGGTCTGGGGCCGACTCCCCCCCTGCGACAAACTCGACCGGACTGTTCGTGGCTGTACACCTGATCGTTTGTTGTCTGCGATAATATCTTGCTTGATTTTAGCATAGATGGGATCCTGCTGGCTAATCTTGGCGAGCAGGTTCGCATGGGCCCGTCTAAAGTCCGTATGGCTGGCCCGAAGATCATGATAGTCTGGGTGCTTAGGGAGGGTTTGTATTGAGATGATAGAGGCTCGTATATATTCGTTCAGAGCGATGGCCAATCTGCGAAAATCTCGAGACATTT carries:
- a CDS encoding hypothetical protein (BUSCO:6627at5125), coding for MADWKSGIMPLHQVHKAPFTIEAPGYEKIPGETIPRRHPKAKDGLVNYPAPDARTVFQIVERSARLYPNHHAVGARKLVEMHNEKKKIKKNVDGEIQEVEKEWSYFELTGYEYLTYKQYLERVLQIGSGLRKIGLTSEDKLHVFGTTSIGWISTSHAAASQSISIVTAYDTLGPSGVEHSLVETNCSAMYVDSQLLKTASEPIKKSSVKVVIVNDSTIFSKEGELEKFKADHPDLKVVTLEELRKLGEENPVEPNPAKPEDLYCIMYTSGSTGLPKGACITHEGLVAGITSLYTCVEECVSDKECILAYLPLAHIFEMALENLVMYIGGTLGYGNPRTLSDASMKNCAGDMREFKPTVMVGVPQIWETVRKGITSKLEAASPLLKNLFWGAYNWKAFASKNKLPLAGLFDSLVFGKVRELTGGRMRFTMNGASGISDGTKNFISLVVAPMLAGYGLTETCANGSLGCPLEFSPDAIGPTPCACDVKLVALPDLGYSTEAKVPQGEIWIRGLPVMTKYWNNPEETEKALTPDGWFKTGDIGEFNEQGHLRVFDRVKNLVKMQGGEYIALEKLESVYRGVQSVGNVMVHADPEHSRPIAVIMPNEKVVQEKAKELGVEEHNLHTLHTDPKMVSFVLKDLQGAAKRAGLSSMETVTGVLITDEEWTSDNGLLTATQKLNRRKITEHFKKDIAATLERS
- a CDS encoding hypothetical protein (MEROPS:MER0001884~BUSCO:4376at5125); the encoded protein is MASLGHSRASSVATTGSHSLGNSGAFSHGSIPGAHRGGDSPSKASFPHIDDVIAPPRNLDPNTSARKLLETAETAFRQAEMSRDFRRLAIALNEYIRASIISIQTLPKHPDYHDLRASHTDFRRAHANLLAKISQQDPIYAKIKQDIIADNKRSGVQPRTVRSSLSQGGSRPQTPSGLATDGTMSPSKPRFNGAVTNGSPARSKPAIQPKPQSLHGNAIKPGVPKETRPVNQDLAARFANLRGPQASPGQDPRIKTHQITLPKPMGPREMPPPRPPKVGIDTSVPTLPKMPDAIYSPARGSISGEVTRPPSSTPRSLYRTASTASGPGTPNASSQSQPDYFAPTQSYSNNSIPPAPPSNLTSSIKIPDGHTISPEELYQAMKAKGSILIIDVRMRDDFNDGHIMSSSTICIEPSILLRDNPSADDISESLILSPNQEQSLFEQRNIYDLVVFYDQESQDIPQQPRNQEDMAIISLHHALVHFNYMKELQNTPKLLKGGLDAWIDLMGQASLGSTTSAVSRSGQLDRNRNRQSGIERVRSKYIVKPLKPDEVKVWQETLKHDDDMQTASSPNFTRTTEDFLRRFPPVSVEQESMVSPEEKPQNRAVYGLSHKVDLYTDLPSPPTRPAPALPRRSYSGLTEGRDENELYGNNNTVVPARPSRVPTMKSLEHQSTGDSNRFYTGLNNPHNWCYANSTLQSLLASPDFGKMLANSEWAAKYKAPRKQDEKIDHPQLMIRIISNLFHWMNSGKFQVMKAQTLMDYSRHLCEQSRSIEQFGGSQQQDAQEFMSFILTHLHDETNIRRDRQGNILQPDTSRQTLLKAAMQFWNNHLEYNQSIVDRFWRGLELSTVECLECSTRTYMYTTFDLITVTVGMGRGMTLEQAFDEYASSSPIDDFACARCCRPTQAQQSLSFARFPTLLCVAFRRFNYQPATRDTRKSTAPITWDFNDTDFTRYFLPRGARESSSGTDPMDPAFTGPFRYEAYAVIIHTGSQINNGHYLAYVRDYTSHDPYAWYCCNDTRVTKVRIGSGDRDDVQEEVFKSGRDKVPYLVFFRRKGMR